From the Acidobacteriota bacterium genome, one window contains:
- a CDS encoding CBS domain-containing protein produces MSRQPEDGHREFTRELLRDLQALRKMIDDGMIESDITRIGAEQELFLVDKDWMPSSCSEAVLKALNDDHYTTELAKFNMEINLDPELLGGNCLTELEKQLRTSINRAQGAANSVGASVILSGILPTLTRSHATLDHMTPTPRYQQLNETMTRLRGGEYDLRIKGLDELLLRHGNVMLEACNTSLQVHLQIAPSDFVRQYNVAQLIAGPVLATMTNSPLLFDRQLWSETRIALFQQATDERSQHLSHVRSHPARVSFGGRWLARSAVEAFEEDIACFRPIFGDALGENAIAVLADGGVPELRALRRHNGTIYRWNRPCYGVSEGKPHLRIECRYIPSGPTIVDEVANAALWLGLMRGMSDEVGDPSGRLPFTEARGNFLAAARTGLGAQFQWIDGNSYSAQKLLLDQLIPIARQGLAAGGCDGDDVTRYIDIIEKRVENRRTGSWWLTQSHAALGSAETPASRSATLVRELHRQQVDGDPVHTWDPVGAGSRSTRYCATVEQLMSTDLFTVRPDELIHLAAHVMDWKHVRHVPVEDETHCLVGLISHRVLMRTLAAQATAGESPRTRADDVMNVDVLTVTPDTPTLEAFEIMQTRGVSCLPVVGDGNRLVGILSESDLIRLAAPLLRDYLKQDD; encoded by the coding sequence ATGTCTCGACAACCAGAAGACGGTCATCGCGAGTTCACGCGCGAGTTGCTGCGGGACCTCCAGGCACTCCGCAAGATGATCGACGACGGGATGATCGAATCGGACATCACCCGGATCGGGGCCGAGCAGGAGTTATTCCTGGTCGACAAGGATTGGATGCCGTCGTCGTGTAGCGAAGCGGTGCTCAAGGCACTCAACGACGACCACTACACGACGGAACTCGCAAAGTTCAACATGGAGATCAATCTCGACCCCGAGTTGCTCGGGGGGAATTGTCTGACCGAGCTAGAGAAACAGCTCAGGACGTCGATCAATCGCGCGCAGGGTGCTGCGAACAGCGTTGGAGCAAGCGTCATCCTCAGTGGCATCCTGCCGACGCTTACCCGATCCCACGCGACGCTCGATCACATGACGCCTACGCCTCGCTACCAACAACTGAACGAGACGATGACGCGTCTGCGCGGCGGTGAGTACGATCTGCGGATCAAGGGTCTTGATGAGCTGCTGCTACGGCATGGCAACGTCATGCTTGAAGCCTGCAACACCAGCCTTCAGGTCCACCTGCAGATCGCCCCTTCCGATTTTGTTCGGCAATACAATGTGGCGCAACTGATCGCGGGGCCGGTGCTGGCGACGATGACGAACTCACCGCTGCTGTTCGATCGACAGCTGTGGTCCGAGACGCGGATCGCGTTGTTTCAGCAGGCGACCGACGAGCGTTCCCAGCATCTGTCTCATGTGCGGTCCCATCCCGCCCGCGTCAGTTTCGGCGGACGCTGGTTGGCGAGGTCGGCCGTAGAAGCGTTCGAAGAAGACATCGCGTGTTTCCGCCCGATCTTCGGCGACGCACTGGGCGAGAACGCGATTGCCGTCCTCGCCGACGGCGGCGTGCCGGAGCTTCGCGCACTTCGTCGTCACAATGGGACCATCTATCGCTGGAATCGTCCTTGTTACGGCGTCTCCGAAGGCAAGCCCCATCTCCGAATCGAGTGTCGATACATTCCGTCGGGACCGACCATCGTCGACGAGGTGGCCAACGCCGCGTTGTGGCTTGGGCTCATGCGTGGGATGTCCGACGAGGTCGGCGACCCGTCGGGTCGGCTCCCGTTCACCGAAGCGCGAGGTAACTTTCTCGCCGCCGCTCGAACGGGTCTCGGCGCACAGTTTCAGTGGATCGACGGCAATTCCTACTCGGCACAGAAGCTGTTGCTGGATCAGCTGATTCCGATCGCACGGCAGGGATTGGCCGCCGGTGGCTGCGATGGCGACGATGTGACGCGCTACATCGACATCATCGAAAAGCGGGTGGAGAATCGCAGGACCGGCTCGTGGTGGTTGACGCAGTCCCACGCGGCACTCGGGTCGGCGGAGACTCCCGCGTCGCGATCGGCCACCCTGGTTCGGGAGTTGCACCGTCAGCAGGTGGACGGTGACCCCGTACATACGTGGGACCCGGTGGGGGCCGGTAGTCGCTCGACCCGCTATTGCGCCACGGTCGAGCAGCTCATGAGCACGGATCTGTTTACCGTGCGGCCGGACGAGTTGATCCACCTCGCGGCTCATGTGATGGACTGGAAGCATGTACGACACGTGCCGGTCGAGGACGAGACCCATTGTCTGGTGGGTCTGATCTCGCATCGTGTGTTGATGCGGACGCTGGCGGCCCAGGCGACCGCCGGCGAGTCACCCAGGACTCGTGCCGATGACGTGATGAATGTCGACGTTCTGACCGTGACCCCCGACACACCGACACTCGAGGCGTTCGAGATCATGCAGACCCGCGGGGTCAGTTGCCTCCCCGTCGTGGGCGACGGCAATCGATTGGTGGGCATCCTGTCCGAGAGCGACCTCATCCGGCTCGCGGCTCCGTTGCTTCGAGACTACCTGAAGCAGGACGACTGA
- a CDS encoding DUF3187 family protein: protein MRVIVSMVLTVLVGTALSHARGSDPRLPYRRSYAAARNEAHITGKPLVVVFTAAWCPVCKRMEDTVLRQPEVVAMADQFVWALVDIDRELTLARDHGVLGVPTIEFLSADEALLGRHVGMLGTTPLVDRLQEIKRAGSYIPSTSTDLPGPTSQLVWRPDGYRGSGICFSHVGYGPLSVVAQSAFQSLRLGMQPRTPSTLGKGQYEIQAFSTWSNFWAVDGDVSSPDKRYFLDYETLQTTLGFAYGISDKLELEVEYQGRSRFGGQLDGLSEGFHDLFGIDQNGRDEVEHGLFRLDLDPGDGRGPVSLDRSDRGAFSRTLGIAFQHNLTCGSRRLPAISYSVELRHDLRNRDLRGGNDLDVGVSVSASRRIRRFYFYGSLGNAWFGNDDFRGLELRDTQWSAMLAVEWRFWARASLLLHWLGTAGLVDDFDPFDKRADEFTLGIKTELRDRGVLEIGLIENLISFDNTPDVGYHIGFRQRY from the coding sequence GTGCGGGTCATCGTTTCGATGGTGTTGACGGTCTTGGTGGGCACCGCGCTCAGCCATGCCCGCGGATCGGACCCGCGACTCCCGTATCGAAGAAGCTACGCTGCGGCCCGAAACGAAGCCCATATCACCGGAAAACCCCTGGTGGTGGTGTTTACGGCCGCCTGGTGCCCGGTCTGCAAGCGGATGGAGGACACGGTCCTTCGACAACCCGAAGTGGTCGCCATGGCGGATCAATTCGTCTGGGCCCTCGTCGACATCGACCGTGAGTTGACGCTGGCCCGAGATCATGGGGTCCTCGGGGTTCCCACGATCGAGTTTCTGTCTGCCGACGAAGCCTTGCTCGGTCGTCACGTGGGCATGCTCGGGACGACACCGTTGGTCGACCGGTTACAGGAAATCAAGCGGGCCGGGTCTTACATCCCGTCGACGTCGACCGACCTGCCGGGCCCGACCTCCCAGCTGGTCTGGCGCCCCGATGGCTATCGCGGGTCCGGGATCTGTTTCTCCCACGTCGGCTATGGCCCGCTCAGCGTCGTGGCGCAGTCGGCGTTCCAATCCCTGCGTCTTGGCATGCAGCCCCGGACCCCGTCGACACTCGGCAAGGGGCAGTACGAGATCCAGGCATTTAGCACCTGGTCGAATTTCTGGGCCGTAGACGGAGACGTCAGCTCGCCGGACAAGCGCTATTTCCTCGACTACGAGACGCTCCAGACCACTCTCGGATTTGCCTACGGCATCTCCGACAAACTCGAACTGGAGGTCGAATACCAGGGGCGGAGCCGCTTCGGGGGTCAGTTGGATGGACTCAGCGAGGGGTTTCACGACCTGTTCGGGATCGATCAAAATGGACGCGATGAAGTCGAGCATGGGCTCTTTCGTCTGGATCTCGATCCCGGCGATGGTCGGGGGCCGGTCTCCCTGGATCGTTCCGATCGAGGGGCCTTTTCCCGGACGCTGGGCATCGCGTTCCAGCACAATCTGACCTGTGGTAGCCGGCGCCTACCTGCGATCTCGTACTCCGTGGAGCTTCGGCATGACCTGCGAAACCGCGATCTACGAGGCGGAAACGATCTCGATGTCGGCGTCTCGGTCTCCGCGTCCCGGCGTATCCGACGGTTCTACTTTTACGGGTCTCTCGGAAACGCGTGGTTCGGCAATGACGATTTCCGCGGTCTGGAGCTTCGGGATACTCAGTGGTCTGCAATGCTGGCCGTCGAGTGGCGGTTCTGGGCCCGTGCATCGCTCCTGCTCCACTGGCTGGGAACTGCCGGCCTTGTGGACGATTTTGATCCATTCGATAAACGGGCCGATGAGTTTACTTTGGGTATCAAGACGGAGTTGCGGGACCGGGGAGTCCTGGAGATCGGTCTGATCGAGAACCTGATCTCCTTCGACAATACGCCCGATGTCGGATATCACATAGGATTCAGGCAACGGTACTGA
- a CDS encoding UvrD-helicase domain-containing protein, which translates to MAAQNTLNPAQREAVEHGDGPMLILAGAGSGKTRVITGRVAELIRRGVRPQAIVAVSFTNKAANEMAERMKPLVGSRQTAKLRMSTFHRFGLGLLREESRSIGYGSRFVIFDQGDSLGLVKEILRARYRGGAARRLDPMSILARISNWKSAIVRPDAIEETDEPYQDTARQIYPEYQERLAAMRAFDFDDLVCRPVQMLREDGELRRRWQERIDHLLVDEFQDTSEVQLELVKLLANERRNVCVVGDDDQSIYSWRGANVDNILQFEKHFPGTRVVKLETNYRSSASILEVANAVIGNSNTRRHEKKLRAARQDGDRVRRCMTEDPAAESRFVAREIRQLHDEDAVPLENMAVLYRSNSQARLIEQALTEGAIPYQVYGGQQFLDRKEVKDFAAYLRVVVNPYDEISLRRILNYPSRGIGTRSVQRLEAYAESRRMPFTGACADPGDIGDLPDAARAALTNLEGLFRRARETMKSSGALHVAARDLLEQIALRRALDDSAEGGDSGEARYQNVLALLNWIERYERDTPRTTRSLQDFLQRVTLKGDTANDAEPTRGVTLCTLHAAKGLEFGVVFLIGCIEGQLPHSRTTDPRANEATTADLEEERRLFYVGVTRAQDRLYLVAPRSRALRGKTAEVTPSRYLDDLPDDQIEDYEREDQRDFSASEVSSMIKSFLKSRREQASRESCS; encoded by the coding sequence ATGGCAGCGCAGAACACACTCAACCCGGCGCAGCGGGAGGCCGTCGAACACGGCGACGGTCCGATGTTGATCCTGGCCGGTGCCGGTAGCGGAAAGACCCGGGTGATCACGGGACGCGTCGCGGAACTCATCCGGCGCGGCGTTCGCCCGCAGGCCATCGTGGCGGTCAGCTTTACCAACAAGGCGGCCAACGAGATGGCCGAGCGGATGAAACCGCTGGTCGGCTCCAGGCAGACCGCAAAACTCCGGATGTCGACGTTTCACCGGTTCGGGTTGGGGTTACTGCGGGAGGAGAGCAGAAGTATCGGCTACGGGAGTCGATTCGTGATCTTCGACCAGGGTGACTCCCTGGGGCTGGTGAAGGAGATCCTGCGCGCCCGTTATCGCGGGGGGGCGGCCCGACGCCTTGACCCGATGTCGATCCTGGCGCGGATCTCCAACTGGAAGAGCGCCATCGTTCGACCCGATGCGATCGAGGAGACCGACGAGCCCTACCAGGACACCGCTCGACAGATCTATCCCGAGTACCAGGAACGGCTGGCCGCGATGCGTGCGTTTGATTTCGACGATCTCGTCTGTCGTCCCGTTCAGATGCTCCGGGAAGATGGCGAACTGCGACGCCGTTGGCAGGAGCGCATCGACCATCTGCTGGTGGATGAGTTCCAGGACACCAGTGAAGTGCAGCTCGAGCTCGTCAAGCTGCTGGCCAACGAGCGACGGAACGTCTGTGTCGTTGGCGATGACGATCAATCGATCTACAGCTGGCGTGGTGCCAACGTCGACAACATCCTGCAGTTCGAGAAACACTTCCCGGGTACGCGAGTGGTCAAACTGGAGACCAACTACCGTTCAAGTGCGTCCATCCTGGAGGTCGCTAACGCGGTCATCGGGAATTCCAACACCCGTCGTCACGAAAAGAAGTTACGCGCCGCCAGGCAGGACGGCGATCGGGTGAGACGATGCATGACCGAGGATCCGGCGGCCGAGTCCCGATTCGTCGCACGTGAGATTCGCCAGTTACACGACGAGGATGCCGTCCCTCTTGAGAATATGGCGGTGCTCTATCGATCCAATAGTCAGGCGCGGTTGATCGAGCAGGCGTTGACGGAGGGAGCGATTCCGTATCAGGTCTACGGTGGCCAGCAGTTCCTCGATCGTAAGGAAGTGAAGGACTTTGCAGCCTATCTCCGCGTGGTCGTCAATCCCTACGACGAGATCTCACTCCGCAGGATCCTGAACTACCCCTCGCGAGGGATCGGAACCCGTTCGGTGCAGCGTCTCGAAGCGTACGCGGAGTCCCGGCGGATGCCGTTTACCGGCGCATGTGCCGATCCCGGTGACATCGGCGACCTGCCGGATGCCGCTCGTGCCGCTCTTACAAACCTCGAAGGTCTGTTCCGTCGTGCACGGGAGACGATGAAGTCTTCGGGAGCCCTGCATGTCGCCGCGCGCGATCTTCTGGAACAGATCGCGCTGCGTCGCGCCCTGGATGACTCTGCGGAGGGCGGCGACTCCGGAGAGGCGAGATACCAGAACGTCCTCGCGCTTCTCAACTGGATCGAGCGCTACGAGAGAGATACGCCGCGAACGACTCGATCCCTCCAGGACTTCCTGCAACGGGTGACCCTGAAGGGCGACACGGCGAACGACGCGGAGCCCACACGCGGCGTCACGTTATGTACGCTTCACGCGGCGAAGGGGCTCGAATTCGGCGTCGTATTCTTGATTGGTTGTATCGAGGGACAGCTACCGCACAGCCGGACCACGGACCCGAGGGCCAACGAGGCGACCACGGCCGATCTGGAGGAGGAGCGCCGGCTGTTCTATGTCGGCGTGACCCGGGCGCAGGATCGGTTGTACCTCGTCGCTCCACGATCGAGGGCGCTACGTGGAAAGACGGCGGAGGTGACTCCGTCGCGATACCTGGACGATCTCCCCGACGATCAGATCGAGGACTACGAGCGTGAAGACCAAAGAGACTTCAGCGCCAGCGAGGTGTCGTCGATGATCAAGAGCTTTCTGAAGAGTCGACGGGAGCAGGCGTCGCGCGAATCTTGTTCTTGA
- a CDS encoding universal stress protein has product MSQINKILIPTDLSDVSQKGLEFGAMMARQFDAAVILGYVVQDTMPPIMGTLPGDYPALMERHSAIARETLEKTANTLRADGIAVELDVRPGIPSVEIREMAESHGVDLIVISSHGRGFISRAILGSTTERLVRQAKCPVLVVTDPRHE; this is encoded by the coding sequence ATGAGCCAGATCAACAAGATCCTCATTCCCACCGACCTCTCGGATGTTTCCCAGAAGGGTCTGGAGTTCGGCGCCATGATGGCCCGGCAGTTCGATGCCGCCGTGATCCTGGGCTACGTCGTCCAGGACACCATGCCTCCGATCATGGGGACACTCCCCGGGGATTACCCGGCTCTGATGGAGCGTCATTCGGCCATCGCACGGGAGACCCTCGAGAAGACCGCCAACACCCTTCGCGCCGACGGGATCGCCGTCGAACTCGACGTCCGACCGGGCATTCCCAGCGTGGAAATTCGGGAGATGGCGGAGAGTCACGGGGTCGACCTGATCGTGATTTCCAGCCACGGCCGTGGGTTCATCTCCCGGGCGATCCTGGGCTCGACCACGGAACGGCTTGTTCGGCAGGCCAAGTGCCCGGTGCTGGTCGTGACCGATCCTCGCCACGAGTAG
- a CDS encoding DUF819 family protein, which produces MDVEHTALITNDAVVLGLLAVILGAIFWSAHSPRAGFRKFYKYVPALLLCYFIPSIFNSLGVIDGEHSKLYFVSSRYLLPTTLVLLTLSIDLKAILRLGPKALTMFFTGTVGIVIGGPLAILITSMFAPELVGGNGPDAVWRGMTTVAGSWIGGGANQAAMREIFEVGQDMFSVMVTIDILVANVWMAVLLFLAGRAKEIDRRLGADATAIDELKDKVVAMEAKHARIPSLPDIMLILAVGFGATGIAHVVADVVAPAFDRLNPNLSRFSLTSGFFWLVVSATVFGVGLSFTRARQLEWVGASKIGSAMLYILVASIGMEMNVVALRDSPGLFVVGAIWMAFHASSMILVAYLIKAPLFFMAVGSQANVGGAASAPVVASAFHPALAPVGVLLAVLGYTVGTGAAWLCGMLMQAAAGG; this is translated from the coding sequence ATGGATGTTGAACACACCGCGCTGATTACCAACGACGCGGTGGTCCTCGGTCTGCTGGCCGTGATCCTGGGTGCGATCTTCTGGAGTGCGCACAGCCCAAGGGCGGGATTTCGGAAATTCTACAAGTACGTTCCCGCGCTTCTCCTCTGTTACTTCATTCCCTCGATCTTCAATTCCCTGGGCGTCATCGACGGCGAGCATTCGAAGCTGTACTTCGTCTCATCGCGATACTTGCTTCCAACCACGCTGGTCCTGTTGACGTTGAGTATCGACCTGAAGGCGATTCTGCGATTGGGTCCCAAGGCATTGACGATGTTCTTCACAGGAACCGTCGGTATCGTCATCGGTGGTCCACTGGCCATCCTGATCACCTCGATGTTTGCGCCGGAACTCGTCGGCGGCAACGGTCCCGATGCGGTCTGGCGTGGCATGACGACTGTGGCGGGCAGCTGGATCGGCGGCGGCGCCAACCAGGCGGCAATGCGAGAGATCTTCGAAGTCGGTCAGGATATGTTTTCGGTGATGGTTACGATCGATATTCTGGTGGCGAACGTCTGGATGGCGGTGCTTCTGTTTCTGGCCGGTAGGGCAAAAGAAATCGACAGACGACTCGGAGCCGACGCGACTGCGATCGATGAATTGAAGGACAAGGTCGTCGCGATGGAAGCGAAGCATGCCCGGATTCCATCGTTGCCGGACATCATGTTGATTCTCGCCGTCGGGTTTGGCGCGACGGGGATAGCCCATGTGGTGGCCGACGTGGTGGCCCCCGCGTTCGATCGCCTGAATCCGAACTTGAGTCGCTTTAGTCTTACCAGCGGGTTCTTCTGGCTTGTAGTGAGCGCGACGGTTTTTGGCGTTGGGCTTTCGTTTACTCGAGCCCGACAGCTCGAATGGGTCGGAGCGTCCAAGATCGGCTCTGCGATGCTCTATATCCTGGTTGCCAGTATCGGAATGGAGATGAACGTCGTTGCTCTCAGAGACAGCCCCGGGTTGTTCGTGGTGGGCGCTATCTGGATGGCGTTTCATGCGTCATCCATGATCCTCGTGGCATACCTGATAAAGGCGCCGCTATTCTTCATGGCTGTCGGAAGCCAGGCGAACGTCGGAGGCGCAGCCAGCGCACCGGTCGTTGCCAGCGCGTTTCACCCCGCGCTCGCACCGGTGGGCGTGTTGCTTGCGGTTCTGGGCTACACAGTCGGCACAGGCGCCGCATGGTTGTGTGGGATGCTCATGCAGGCGGCGGCCGGAGGGTAG
- the hemW gene encoding radical SAM family heme chaperone HemW, which produces MNPPPGGLYIHVPFCARICPYCDFAVRKGDTDEKQGYVRSLLAEIDLWAGEFETLDTIYFGGGTPSSLTPSQLATIVDALRASFTFAEDTRVFLEANPEDVTAESARQWRDLGVATLSLGVQSLADEGLQMLGRVHTVEQLKNAVTHARDAAFPTLSIDLIYGRPGQTLDGWRGEMRHALDLRPDHVSAYQLTIHPRTRFGALSARGRLVPLSETSQGEFFRATHQTMSLAGMEPYEVSQFASGEPHHSRHNTKYWRGIRYLGLGPSAHSFVGERRWWNHRKLKDWQAVIATGKRPVDGQETLTVEQQILERLMIGFRTVEGVDAGAIRDRFGVDLGQGNQELLEGWQQQQLVTVSGDHWRPTLEGLAIADTLAAGVRYASPTG; this is translated from the coding sequence TTGAACCCACCGCCCGGTGGTCTCTACATCCATGTTCCGTTCTGTGCCCGCATCTGTCCGTATTGCGACTTCGCCGTACGTAAGGGCGACACCGACGAGAAACAGGGCTACGTTCGATCGTTGCTTGCGGAGATCGATCTCTGGGCCGGCGAGTTCGAGACCCTCGATACGATCTATTTCGGCGGTGGAACGCCATCGTCCCTGACGCCATCGCAGCTGGCCACGATCGTCGATGCCCTGCGCGCATCGTTCACGTTTGCAGAGGACACCCGCGTGTTCCTCGAGGCCAACCCGGAGGACGTCACGGCGGAATCCGCACGGCAGTGGCGTGATCTGGGTGTGGCGACCCTCAGCCTGGGAGTCCAGTCGTTGGCCGACGAGGGTCTTCAGATGTTGGGGCGGGTCCACACTGTCGAACAACTCAAGAACGCCGTGACCCACGCCAGGGACGCCGCATTTCCGACCCTATCGATCGACCTGATCTACGGTCGGCCCGGCCAGACTCTCGACGGCTGGCGTGGAGAGATGCGTCACGCCCTGGACCTGAGACCGGATCACGTCTCGGCGTACCAGCTGACGATCCATCCGCGAACTCGCTTCGGGGCGCTATCGGCACGAGGTCGGTTGGTCCCGTTGTCCGAGACGAGTCAGGGGGAGTTCTTCCGGGCGACCCACCAAACGATGAGTTTGGCGGGGATGGAGCCCTACGAGGTATCGCAGTTTGCAAGCGGGGAACCGCATCACTCTCGGCACAACACCAAGTACTGGCGCGGGATCCGCTACCTGGGTCTCGGGCCATCGGCCCATTCGTTCGTTGGAGAGCGACGTTGGTGGAATCACCGCAAGCTGAAGGACTGGCAAGCGGTCATCGCCACCGGCAAGCGGCCCGTCGATGGGCAAGAGACGTTGACGGTCGAGCAGCAGATCCTCGAGCGACTGATGATCGGCTTCCGTACCGTGGAAGGGGTCGACGCCGGCGCGATCCGAGACCGCTTCGGTGTCGATCTGGGTCAGGGCAACCAGGAGCTCCTCGAAGGTTGGCAGCAACAGCAATTGGTGACGGTCTCTGGAGATCACTGGCGACCGACGCTGGAGGGGCTGGCGATCGCAGATACCCTCGCGGCGGGTGTCCGCTACGCGTCGCCGACCGGATAA
- the lepA gene encoding translation elongation factor 4: protein MVNIRNFCIIAHIDHGKSTLADRIIQFCGGVEDRKFRDQILDSMDLERERGITIKSNTVTLDYTAKDGEQYLLNLIDTPGHVDFSHEVRRSLMSCDGALIIIDASQGVEAQTVANLYLALEFDLEMVPVINKIDLPAADPERAREEIDAELGLDPFEAVLCSAKDGTGIEDVVEAVVNKLPGPEMNVDAPTRAMVFDAQYDAYRGVVLIMRVHEGLLKAGDSVLLMHSGKQYNIEEVGHLRLNRTKTKELKAGEVGYILAGIKTVRDVTIGDTLTVAERPASEPLPGYKEAKPVVFSSIYPMSTDDYQELTKALDKLALNDAALTYEKDSSAALGFGYRCGFLGLLHLEVIQERLSREYDLSLLLSAPSVKYRVHLNKGETVNVDNPSYYPDPSTIEGADEPYIKGSVMIPERYIGTVMELCRERRGVEIKFNYLSAGRVELTAELPLSEVLYDFYDKLKSITQGYGSFDYELLDYRPTILAKVDILVNGEPVDALAQLVHRDRARTRALHYCDRLAEEIPKQQFKIAIQGAIGGSVIARSNIAALRKDVTAKCYGGDITRKRKLLEKQKKGKERMKTVGSVDIPQSAFVAVLKTDSSKS, encoded by the coding sequence ATGGTCAACATCCGTAACTTCTGCATCATCGCCCACATCGACCACGGCAAGTCGACGCTGGCGGATCGCATCATCCAGTTCTGTGGAGGTGTGGAGGACCGCAAGTTTCGCGATCAGATCCTCGATTCGATGGATCTCGAGCGTGAACGCGGCATCACGATCAAGAGCAACACCGTCACGTTGGACTACACCGCCAAGGACGGAGAGCAGTACCTCCTGAATCTGATTGACACTCCGGGGCATGTCGACTTCTCGCACGAGGTTCGGCGGTCGTTGATGTCGTGCGACGGCGCCCTGATCATTATTGATGCCTCTCAGGGTGTCGAGGCGCAGACGGTGGCCAATCTTTATCTGGCCCTGGAGTTCGACCTCGAGATGGTGCCCGTCATCAACAAGATCGATCTGCCGGCGGCGGATCCCGAACGGGCCCGAGAAGAGATCGACGCGGAGTTGGGGTTGGACCCGTTCGAGGCGGTGCTCTGTTCCGCCAAGGACGGCACCGGTATCGAGGATGTGGTCGAGGCGGTGGTCAACAAGCTTCCCGGTCCCGAGATGAATGTCGATGCACCCACGCGGGCGATGGTCTTCGATGCGCAGTACGACGCCTACCGGGGAGTCGTCCTCATCATGCGTGTGCACGAAGGACTGCTGAAGGCCGGTGACAGCGTCTTGCTGATGCACAGTGGCAAGCAGTACAACATCGAGGAAGTTGGACATCTGCGGCTGAACCGCACGAAGACGAAAGAGCTGAAAGCCGGCGAGGTCGGCTATATCCTGGCCGGTATCAAGACGGTGCGCGATGTGACCATCGGCGACACGCTCACAGTCGCGGAACGGCCGGCCTCCGAACCGCTTCCCGGGTACAAGGAGGCGAAGCCGGTCGTCTTCTCATCCATCTATCCGATGTCGACCGACGATTATCAGGAGTTGACCAAGGCGCTCGACAAGTTGGCCCTCAACGATGCGGCCTTGACCTACGAGAAGGATTCGTCGGCGGCTCTCGGCTTCGGCTACCGCTGTGGCTTCCTCGGTCTCCTCCATCTGGAAGTGATTCAGGAGCGTCTTTCACGAGAGTACGACCTCTCGCTCTTGCTCTCGGCTCCGTCCGTGAAGTATCGGGTGCACCTGAACAAGGGCGAGACGGTCAACGTCGATAATCCAAGTTATTACCCGGATCCAAGTACCATCGAGGGGGCGGACGAACCCTACATCAAGGGCTCGGTCATGATCCCCGAGCGATACATCGGCACGGTGATGGAGCTCTGCCGCGAGCGCCGCGGTGTAGAGATCAAATTCAACTATCTGTCCGCCGGTCGCGTGGAGTTGACGGCGGAGCTGCCGCTGTCCGAGGTGCTGTACGACTTCTACGACAAGTTGAAGTCGATCACCCAGGGCTACGGCAGCTTCGACTATGAACTGTTGGATTACCGACCGACGATCCTGGCGAAGGTCGATATCCTCGTCAACGGCGAGCCGGTCGATGCTCTGGCGCAACTCGTCCATCGTGATCGCGCGCGGACCCGTGCGCTTCATTACTGTGATCGACTTGCGGAAGAGATACCCAAACAGCAGTTCAAGATCGCCATTCAGGGGGCGATCGGCGGATCGGTGATCGCCAGATCCAACATCGCGGCTCTGCGAAAGGATGTCACCGCCAAGTGTTACGGAGGCGATATCACGCGTAAGCGAAAACTCCTGGAAAAACAGAAGAAGGGTAAGGAGCGGATGAAGACCGTCGGCTCTGTCGATATCCCGCAGTCCGCCTTCGTCGCCGTTCTCAAGACGGACAGTAGCAAATCTTGA